AGTATAAACTTTCTTGTCGGGTACTCATCTTTCATAAAACTGATTACTTCATAGGCATCTTCGACAACTCGATTAAAACCGTTTTTATCAGCAAAATGGCCCCGTTTACCGTTCATTTCAGCTGTTCTTCCATGTCCTCGGTGGTCATGCCCAGTTACGATATAACCTTGTTTGACAAAAAAATCAGCTGATGACTCATAACGCCCACTATGCTCTTCCATTCCGTGAAGGATATGGATATGGCCGACTGGCGTTCCTTCTGGTTGCCGGCTATAGGCATACACCACTACGCCATCCGACATTTCAAGTGACCATTCTTTCATAAGGAGAATGCCCCCCTTTCGCAAATTGAATCTGTCCTTCAAGTTCATCTAAAAAAGTACTTTTTTCAAGTTCCGTATATGACAACAATTCTGCCATATAGTTCACAAGTGCCAATTTATATTGTTCAACTTTATCAATCTCAAAGTAGAGACTCCCTTTCCTGCGAATCAAATAATCGGACGGTGTTATTGCCATCTCATAATGGATTGCATATAACACTTCAACCCGCATAAGGAGTGGAAGGGGATTTTCTACATTTTTTAATACGTTCGCAAAAACCAATAGCTGATCTACATTAGTTCCATAAAAACTTGCAAGATAGTTACCTTCCGCTAAGGTTAAGCCATATAAAGTTGCTTCATGCATTTTACTGCGTAGGAATGAATGGAAATGTTCGGCATCATTAAATTCTCCACCCGACAATCGCAATTGTTCAGTAACAGCAGGAATGAATGGCTTTTTATCTAAGTAATGAACAACTTTATCGACAACTGTTTCAGCCATTTTACGATAGCCCGTTAATTTACCACCCGCTATGGTAATCAGACCGGTATCTGAGACCCAAATCTCATCCTTCCTAGAGATTTCCGATGGCTCTTTCCCTTCCGCGCTAATTAACGGACGAATGCCGGCCCACGTCGATTCAATATGCCAACGTTTTAATTGGATTGTCGAAAAAGCACATTGTACACAGTCAATCAGGTAGGCAATTTCTTCCTCGTTTGCTTTCGGCTCTAGCTTATCCCCATCGTAAAAAGTATCTGTCGTCCCTACGTACACCTTTTCTCCCCGTGGGATGGCAAATATCATACGGCCATCAGGCGCATCAAAATAGAGCCCCTGCCTTAAAGGAAAATGTACTTGGTCAATGACGATATGAATGCCTTTTGTATGAATAATTTTTTTATTGTCTAATAGGTCGTCTTGTTCTCGTAATTCATCTACCCAAGGGCCTGTTGCATTCACAATTTTGGCCGCTTGAATGTTAAGTCTATCTCCTGTAAGGATATCTGTTGCATACACACCTGTAATTTTCCCTTGTTCATACTGAAACTGTTCAGCTTTCACGTAATTTAAACAAATGACACCACGTTCAGCAGCCTTTTTTAATGTTTCAATCGTCAACCTAGCATCATCTGTTTGGTATTCTACGTAACAACCTGCACCTTGAAGGCCTTCACTTTTTAAGAAAGGTTCCTTCTCAAGCGCCTCTTCAGCGGTCAACATTTCTCTACGCTCATTCTTATGCACTTTTGCCAATAAATCATAAACATAGAGTCCTATAGAAGTGGAGCGTTTGCCAAATGTACCATCTTTATAAATCGGCAACAGCATCTGCATAGGTTCTGTAATATGGCGAGCATTTTGATAAACAATCTCTCGTTCTCGACCAGTTTCAGCGACCACTTTCACGTCTAATTGCTTTAAGTAACGTAACCCACCATGCACGAGCTTGGTAGAGCGGCTGGAAGTCCCGGCTGCAAAATCTTGCATGTCAATCAGCGCTACAGATAATCCTCGTGTCACTGCGTCAAGTGCAATGCCGGCTCCTGTAATACCTCCACCAATCACGAGTAAATCGAATGTATATTTATTGAGTATTTGTTTAATTTTCGGACGTTGTAGTGATGAGAACATGTCATTCACCCTTTCCAAAATCTCTTACATAACTCTTTTAAACATTTTTTCAATTTCATACGTCGTAAAATGAATTAAGACAGGTCTACCGTGCGGACAAGTGAAAGGATTTTCTGCTTCTCCTAAATCTTTTAATAAGATTTCCATATCTCGTAACGTTAAATGATGGTTCGCTTTGATGGAACGTTTACAGCTCATCATAATCGCTGCTTCTTCTCTTAATTTACCAATATCAACTTTTCGTGTGTGTAAAACTTGTTCGATGATTTCTTCAATAATCGCTGTTTCCTCTCCTGTAGGAAACCATGTTGGAAATTCACGAACGATATAAGAAGTAGGTCCAAATTCTTCCAAATATATACCTACGTCTTCTAGAACTTGTTTGTTTTCTTCAATCTTCACTTTTTCATCTGTTGAATAATGGAATTGTAAGGGTAGCAATAATAGTTGGCGTTCTTCATTTTCAGCTTGCTTTAATTTATCTCTAAAAAACTCATACTTAATACGTTCTTGGGCTGCATGTTGATCAATCATATAAAACCCATCTTCGTTTTGGGCAATAATATACGTGCCATGCACTTGACCGACCGGGAATAGCATCGGAAACTGTTTAGTAGATGAAATAACGGGTTCTTCATATTGTTCGTTTTCAGAGACTACTGGTTCTTCAGACTCCTGCACAACCCACTCATCTTCTGCATGCTCGACCTTTTCTGTCTTGTTATAAATCGGCTCTTGCTTTGGTAGAGGCGTTGTAGCTGTAGAAGATGGAATAGAAGGTACACTAGGTGGTTGATAGGCTTTACGCTCTATTGTACTAGTTGGTACGGGCTCTGTATTCTTTTCTATCTCTTGTTTTTCATTTTGGGCCCATAAACTTGTCTGTTCTGAGTTTTGTTTAGGTACTTCTTTTTTAACGGCTCCAGGAATTGTGACTTTTCCTCGAACGGCCTGTTGAATGGTCTCCTGAATTAACGTCAGTAATTCACTTTCTTTACTCATCCTGATTTGCTGCTTAGACGGATGAACGTTTACATCAGTTAAAAACGGATCGCCATCGATATTGATCACGGCAATCGGAAATCTGCCGATTGGTAAAAATGTGTGGAAGGCATCTAGAATCACTCGATTAATGGCATGGCTTTGTATCCATCTTCCATTGACAACCGTTGTCATATAATTTCTTGAAGCACGCGTCATCTCTGGTAATGTTACGAATCCGTGGATTGCATAATCTGCGTTTTCTCCTTTAAATGGAACCATCTTTCGCGCAACTGCCATTCCATAAATATCAGAAATGACGCGTAGCTGATCGCCGCTTCCAGTCGTTTGTAATAACGTTTGGCTATGATGGGTCAATTTAAAAGCGATATTCGGGTGACTTAAAGCCAATCGGTTTACAAGCCCAATTGTATGGCCCAACTCTGTTTGAATTGTTTTCATATATTTTAATCGCGCAGGTGTGTTGAAAAACAATTGTGAAACCGTCATGTCAGTCCCTTTTCGGAAAGCGGCTTTTTCATGTTTAATGAGTTGACCGCCGTCAATATGTACTTCTGTTCCAGTACTTTCTCCGTCAGATGTCCACAAGTCGATTTTAGATACGGACGCAATACTCGCAAGTGCTTCCCCACGGAATCCAAGCGTTCGAATGCGAAATAAATCATGCTCATTTGATATTTTACTCGTTGCATGACGTTCAAATGCTCGAACTGCATCTTGCTCTGACATCCCTTTTCCATTATCGGTCACGCGAATTTTTTGAAGCCCCGCTTCTTCTAGCGCGATTTCAATCACCGTACTATCCGCATCTATCGCATTTTCTACTAGTTCTTTTACAATTGAGGCGGGGCGTTCTACCACTTCACCCGCCGCAATTTTATTGGATAACATATCATCCATTACTTTAATAATATTCAAGTTCCATCACCTTTTCTCGGTTCGAAGCTTTTCCTGTAACTCCACAATATATTGCATCGCTTGAAGGGGCGTCATATTAATCACATCTTTAGTATTTAAATCCTCAAGAATTGCTTTTTCTTCATTTGTAATCGTCTGTTTTTCTTCACTAACTTCCTCAAAGAAGGCAAGTTGTTCAGGCTCTACAGTTTGAATCACGGTTGCATCAGCACTTTCAAATGTCTCCAACAATTCTTTTGCCCGGTCTAATAGTGAAGCCGGCAAGCCCGCTAAGTCGGCTACATAAATTCCATAACTCTTATCTGCCGCGCCTTTCATCACTTTATGAAGGAAAACAACTTTTCCGTCCTGCTCCATCGCCGCGACATGCACATTTTCCAGACGAGATAGTTGTTCATCGAGTGTTGTTAATTCATGGT
This window of the Sporosarcina pasteurii genome carries:
- a CDS encoding glycerol-3-phosphate dehydrogenase/oxidase, with translation MFSSLQRPKIKQILNKYTFDLLVIGGGITGAGIALDAVTRGLSVALIDMQDFAAGTSSRSTKLVHGGLRYLKQLDVKVVAETGREREIVYQNARHITEPMQMLLPIYKDGTFGKRSTSIGLYVYDLLAKVHKNERREMLTAEEALEKEPFLKSEGLQGAGCYVEYQTDDARLTIETLKKAAERGVICLNYVKAEQFQYEQGKITGVYATDILTGDRLNIQAAKIVNATGPWVDELREQDDLLDNKKIIHTKGIHIVIDQVHFPLRQGLYFDAPDGRMIFAIPRGEKVYVGTTDTFYDGDKLEPKANEEEIAYLIDCVQCAFSTIQLKRWHIESTWAGIRPLISAEGKEPSEISRKDEIWVSDTGLITIAGGKLTGYRKMAETVVDKVVHYLDKKPFIPAVTEQLRLSGGEFNDAEHFHSFLRSKMHEATLYGLTLAEGNYLASFYGTNVDQLLVFANVLKNVENPLPLLMRVEVLYAIHYEMAITPSDYLIRRKGSLYFEIDKVEQYKLALVNYMAELLSYTELEKSTFLDELEGQIQFAKGGHSPYERMVT
- the mutL gene encoding DNA mismatch repair endonuclease MutL, whose product is MNIIKVMDDMLSNKIAAGEVVERPASIVKELVENAIDADSTVIEIALEEAGLQKIRVTDNGKGMSEQDAVRAFERHATSKISNEHDLFRIRTLGFRGEALASIASVSKIDLWTSDGESTGTEVHIDGGQLIKHEKAAFRKGTDMTVSQLFFNTPARLKYMKTIQTELGHTIGLVNRLALSHPNIAFKLTHHSQTLLQTTGSGDQLRVISDIYGMAVARKMVPFKGENADYAIHGFVTLPEMTRASRNYMTTVVNGRWIQSHAINRVILDAFHTFLPIGRFPIAVINIDGDPFLTDVNVHPSKQQIRMSKESELLTLIQETIQQAVRGKVTIPGAVKKEVPKQNSEQTSLWAQNEKQEIEKNTEPVPTSTIERKAYQPPSVPSIPSSTATTPLPKQEPIYNKTEKVEHAEDEWVVQESEEPVVSENEQYEEPVISSTKQFPMLFPVGQVHGTYIIAQNEDGFYMIDQHAAQERIKYEFFRDKLKQAENEERQLLLLPLQFHYSTDEKVKIEENKQVLEDVGIYLEEFGPTSYIVREFPTWFPTGEETAIIEEIIEQVLHTRKVDIGKLREEAAIMMSCKRSIKANHHLTLRDMEILLKDLGEAENPFTCPHGRPVLIHFTTYEIEKMFKRVM